The Pyxidicoccus sp. MSG2 DNA segment CAGTCCCGCGTGTCCGTGAAGCTGCGCAAGGGCCTCAACCGCGTCCTCGTGAAGGTGTGCCAGGAGTCCGGCCCGCTGGGCTTCTACCTGCGCCAGGAGACGCCCTCCGTGCGAGCGTCGCTGCCCGCGAAGGCCCCCGCGCTGGAGCGCGGCGCCGCCCCCGCGCCCCAGTCGCTGCCCACCCTCACCTCCGCGCTGCGCACCCTCGTCGAGAAGAACCCCAACGACGCAGAGCTGCGCGGCGACTACGCCCGCGTGCTGGGCTTCTTCCGCGCCTATGACGAGCGCGAGCACACCTCCACCGTGGAGGCCACGCGCGCGGCCGAGGCCGCCCCCGGCAACGCGGGCCTGCAGATGCTGGCCGCGGGCCAGCAGCGTGACGACCTGAACGAGCGCCGCCGCTTCCTGGAGGCCGCGCTGAAGGCGGACCCGGACTCCGCGGAGGCGCGCGTCGCGCTGGCCGACCACGAAATGGACCGCGGCCACCCGGAGCGCGTGGAGGGGCTGGTGGCGCCGGTGCTCCAGAAGGACCCGGACTCCGCCTCCGCCCGGCTGATGCTGGCGAATGCCGTGGAGGCGCTGAACGAGCGTCCCCGCGCGAGCGCGCTGGTGGAGGAGGCCTTTCGCCGGCAGCCCCGCGTGCCCCGCGCGGTGCGCGCCGCGGTGCAGGCGTCCCGGCAGCTCGGCCGCAACCGCGAGGCCATGGACCGGATGCGCGTGGTGCTGGCGCTGCGCTTCGATGACGTGAATACGCGCCGCGGGCTCGCCTCGCTGCTGGCGGACGCCGGCCAGGTGGAGGCCGCCCAGCGCGAGTACGCCCAGCTCGTCACCCTCAACCCCTTCGACAACGGCGCGCGCGTGCGGCTGGCGGAGTTGAAGGCCAACAACGGCGCGGTGGAGGAGGCGGTGGCCCTCTTCGCCGAGGCCCGCGCCCTCTCCCCCGACGAGCCCGAGGTGTACGAGCGCGAGGGCCGCGCCCTGCTGGCCGCCGGCCGCCGTGAGCCGGCGCTGGCCGCCTTCGAGAAGTCCCTGGCGCTGCGCCCGCAGAACCCGGGCCTGAAGGAGACGCTGCGCACCCTCAAGGGCGAGACGTCCGGCGCGGGCATGCAGTACCTGGTGGACTCCAGGGGGCTGGAGAAGGAAGCCGAGGCCTACGTCCACGAGGACGCCGTGTACCTGGTGGACAGCACCTACGTGCGCGTCCAGAAGAGCGGCCTGTCCAGCCGCCTGTCGCAGATGGTGGTGAAGGTGCTCAACGCGCGCGGCGTGGATGCCTTCCGCATGATGCCCGTCACCTACTCGCCGGACCGCCAGGAGGTGCGCATCCTCAAGGCCCGCGTGGTGAAGGCGGACGGCTCCGTGGTGGAGAGCTACGGGGAGAACGACCGCAACATCAACGAGCCGTGGACGGGCATGTACTACGACGCCCGCGCCAAGGTGCTGACCTTCCCCTCGCTGGCCCCCGGCGACCTGCTGGAGCTGACGTACCGGCTGGACGACACCGCGCAGGACAACCTCCTCTCCGACTACTGGGGTGACGTGGAGAGCGTGCAGGGCGTCTACCCGAAGGTGCGCTTCCAGTACCTCGTGGACATGCCGAAGGAGCGGCCCCTCTACTGGAACAAGAGCAAGCTCACCGGCGTGCAGGGCGCGCAGGAGTCGGTGGACGGCGGGCGCGTGCTCTACCGGTGGAACGCGAAGCACGTCTCCAAGGTGGTGCCGGAGCCGGGCATGCCGGGCTGGGCGGAAGTCGCGCAGAACCTCCACGTCTCCACGTACCAGACGTGGGACCAGGTGGGCCGCTACTGGTGGGGCCTCGTCAGGGACCAGCTCCAGCCCAACGCCGAGCTGCGGCAGACGGTGGACCAGGTGCTCCAGGGCGTGGACCGCAAGGACGAGCTGGCGGTGGTGCGCGCCATCTACAGCTTCGTGGTGACGAACACGCGCTACGTGGCGCTGGAGTTCGGCATCCACGGCTACAAGCCCTACCGCGTGGACCGCGTGCTGGCGCGCCGCTTCGGTGACTGCAAGGACAAGGCGAGCCTCATCCACTCCATGCTGCGCGTCGCGGGCGTGGACAGCCGGTTGGTGCTGCTGCGCATGCGCAACCTGGGCGCCATCGGCGAGGAGCCGGCGAGCCTCGCGGCCTTCAACCACGCCATCGCCTACGTGCCCAAGTACGACCTGTACCTGGACGGCACGGCGGAGTTCCACGGCGCGAAGGAGCTGCCCAGCGCGGACCGCGTCGCCAACGTGCTGGTGGTGGACCCGGATGGCAAGAGCACGTTCCTCACCACGCCCGAGGCGAAGGCCGAGGACAACG contains these protein-coding regions:
- a CDS encoding DUF3857 domain-containing protein; its protein translation is MSRFTWLAAVFVLTCPLWAQARPAADETARGYAAEALKQASSPRGAAALLRMHALVDDVEDLTPLISTYSLIASRRTSDPNTRATAQMLLLETERARGRLVRANEVKQWLGFVGDYYVVGGFENEGKAGCDTDFGPEAANLDLAATWPGAKGREATWRKLTANTTDGYVDLATAVRPNRETVAYAVTWLEASQETRVAMGVGTSGAFRLWVNGQLAAKEDRYNLPRPDQSRVSVKLRKGLNRVLVKVCQESGPLGFYLRQETPSVRASLPAKAPALERGAAPAPQSLPTLTSALRTLVEKNPNDAELRGDYARVLGFFRAYDEREHTSTVEATRAAEAAPGNAGLQMLAAGQQRDDLNERRRFLEAALKADPDSAEARVALADHEMDRGHPERVEGLVAPVLQKDPDSASARLMLANAVEALNERPRASALVEEAFRRQPRVPRAVRAAVQASRQLGRNREAMDRMRVVLALRFDDVNTRRGLASLLADAGQVEAAQREYAQLVTLNPFDNGARVRLAELKANNGAVEEAVALFAEARALSPDEPEVYEREGRALLAAGRREPALAAFEKSLALRPQNPGLKETLRTLKGETSGAGMQYLVDSRGLEKEAEAYVHEDAVYLVDSTYVRVQKSGLSSRLSQMVVKVLNARGVDAFRMMPVTYSPDRQEVRILKARVVKADGSVVESYGENDRNINEPWTGMYYDARAKVLTFPSLAPGDLLELTYRLDDTAQDNLLSDYWGDVESVQGVYPKVRFQYLVDMPKERPLYWNKSKLTGVQGAQESVDGGRVLYRWNAKHVSKVVPEPGMPGWAEVAQNLHVSTYQTWDQVGRYWWGLVRDQLQPNAELRQTVDQVLQGVDRKDELAVVRAIYSFVVTNTRYVALEFGIHGYKPYRVDRVLARRFGDCKDKASLIHSMLRVAGVDSRLVLLRMRNLGAIGEEPASLAAFNHAIAYVPKYDLYLDGTAEFHGAKELPSADRVANVLVVDPDGKSTFLTTPEAKAEDNATRLTLDVALNTNGAAQITGASTVAGESAPDYRRAYRPEATRKSTFERAWAQSFPGLTVQEVKLSDTTRLDDDVALDFKMNIPRYAEVLPNGMRFLPFGTGRTYQQAYASLAERRFDLMMQGPWLNSFTLRYALPAGWTVTELPQAVEEKTKFGYVKLSYRVDGGKLVADGEMALTAARVKADDYAEFREFLGRVDRAFGRRVLVQGPGSRTASAAQ